Proteins co-encoded in one Bubalus bubalis isolate 160015118507 breed Murrah chromosome 7, NDDB_SH_1, whole genome shotgun sequence genomic window:
- the BOD1L1 gene encoding biorientation of chromosomes in cell division protein 1-like 1 isoform X7 yields MLESGIDRIISQVVDPKINHTFRPQVEKAVHEFLATLNHKEDTSGSTAPEDEKPDSSTITQGVPAPGPSANVASDAMSILETITSLNQEASAARASTEMSNAKTSERMSKKTPSQASTDTSAEKERTSEDTADKEKSTPDSAGEGQEAAPRSEELSDPPCPAEEMKNHTRESTSSVLLNKDTQQESSDQKSKSADKGEKKPDSNEKTERKKEKKEKTEKKTDHSKRSEDVQRVKDEKQAKDKEVECSKLPSEKTNSKAKTSEGTKEDISMIDSDVDGLTDITVSSVHTSDLSSFEEDTEEEAVMSESMEEGEITSDDEEKNKQNKTKTQTNDPSEGKAKNVRHAYVHKPYLYSKYYSDSDDELTVEQRRQSIAKEKEERLLRRQINREKLEEKRKQKAEKTKYSKAKSQGKSSVDLEESSTKDLEPKAPRIKEVLKERKVLEKKVALSKKRKKDSRNIDENSKKKQQSEEDSRETLKTSEHCEKEKASSSKDLKHVHAKSEPSKPARRLSESLHPADENKNESKIEREHKRRTSTPVVVEGVQEETDTRDGKRPLERSESGTEEPQKQKSTLKNEKHPKKDDSETPHLKSLPKKEAKSSKEKPEKEKTLSEEKPSTKHKCKGDSAHKAGDEPEPHSSEKGGKDESIQKAGQPAKLSSDDKAERRSKHRNERKLSVLGKDGKPVSEYIIKSDENVRKENKKERHGSADKTKAEHKSRRSSDSKIQKDSLSSRQHGSTVQRRSESYSEDKCDNDLTNADSNSKPEEAVHKERRRTKSLLEEKLVLKSKSRSQGKQLKASETESQENTTKLATTPKPEKEKNTEEGEPERQRKSRVEDRPPEESGVEPTSESAAPSAHSVQRESSHRAKLPPAKERCKGEKESSSTRLERKLSDGHKSRSLKHSSKDVKKKEDNKTEDKDGKEVDGSHEKPRGSSSVLEKKLSRRLCENRRGSVSQEMAKGEEKPAVNPSGAPSSSSLQRPKKSGDPALMPEQEPMEIDPEPAMENAAEVRKTQDGSSSSQQELDLENVTKQKTAAAVLKEELQTPMGESKTASPACKSGRGTGAVANSEKHADHRSTLTKKMHLQSSVSKPNSGEKEFAQQETQEMNVDSETSHCLLPRAPSESDRAQKNLKNTTRPTEECLAPGDPTLKHSTKVDPAPSLGSMTAGPQKQLHDSGVPPLVDRRTGSEGATASTSLVHHSEIPKQSWTLEESEVPRTSDSRKGDAISTVDTPAEASVESRRHIPEGAQAFVLHSRQGKVDMPVGSESGDRTVEKENVDKEGGSMDVDGKGSNSSSKQTVRASVENGHKVGVAVDQVVGMSTETDTVGLKQSRGPGEVENTPADADRRHGHSEVDTSAESNAVSSVLHQRSGKAEMPTARPSRGEKASIASSTEGKDSGVPLNPVRAGTATTTSAETPEGGVAVPCTSIEADEGLTTGTCSENHPLHVRAEAREGTVFAAAEEGGGVVTEGFAESETFLTSTKEGESGECAVAEPEERAADPATAPTGTTEADARSSATEEKDDAVTSAGSEGKCDGSSGGDLELVEGTVMFISEVESDGAVTSAGMDIREGSLSNEELDGFQRSPPRAGPKKESEGTVTCTGAGGRRDGSVLCSAAGVEPQEERRVTGAPGGPIDTPTPTAASAAQEESGSVMDGPEGESAVTSTGITEEDGEGLASCTGSEESSEGFALSSESEENEESAMDSTVAKDPTDAPVVAPGPCDDEGVVTSTGAKEDEDEGEGVVTSTGRGNEVGHASTCTGMEEESEGVSVCESAGGDAQLGPVAGRVDAEAGGTIPHAYESTVDSVSGAEKDAKDAEICSSAKGVVESSVSSGAAGEGMAAPAPEGRQGPMTSAASDRRDSELSRKEKAEDTTPSTGLVGDSYEALVSAAVPEHEPPHTSPGERDEGVITSVENEDCDGLAAATAINSVANQAGVPGGSGEGKGLVISTSTTDDLTPQLSTVVDMRAGHSSTLRPEESTEGPSVNMEEFEAPMPSAASGDGSQLTAARNEEKDECAMISTSIREEFEVPISSATALHGAQSPQPVAAVEDRAKALALVSADDFEGPTPSAPAQAESPLASTSKEEKDECALISTSIAEDCEASVCGVSREREHEQPVLEEKDGSAIISTSSGEDCEGPVSSAVAREDAQASVRPAEEASDTAMISTSTSEGCEAVMAGAVPQEEEVPAGTGTEDVSDAAIISTSTAEYLLAPAGLNRHEEVHLSADSPKGKDAPSATKMSRPEAPLSSLTAEDKCQCPGPSTGGKEVGPVVAGGTVEGHDQVSVSVLSAGVRIVAENVRLGKDCADRVQREDERPEAGTSGGSTPARCPAGGSGDSPVNPQGPEEAPEGTISVRCLTAVNPGAKKADDQWGPEGHLKTTTAECINGQESETAPSHTAALPTAYNVALSAAKQEQNLTSRSDHRGQCPVPASAQKTEDNSVTKSCQQEGLQVTVSSEENLHDRGSKESPSNAVGRLGLKTALKPEVFVPSEEEKNHEMPAPPASPSGRKLSGTVELQREPSLAIESPNVENAGSETTEIHGKFYSKEDISKGGKDNTEAIRCHSIEANPKEVEEEERHIRKRKTKKQYLSSEDELDDTPDVLDSKIETAQRQCSGTEPQVTKEENSGGLAELSKASSKTDSTASRAMEEKDESSSSEAAGEKTEQNDDDTVKSQEDQPVIIKRKRGRPRKHPVETSLKTKDDCKTDAGLVPVEQSPPGGKLKAMQTDETNKETPNLQERSGSNDDSEEKSVASVRRRGRKPKRSLTLSDDAESSEPERKRQKTVSEATEDKKDQESEEEEEEEDEDEEPSGATTRSSTRSEAQRSKAQLSPSAKRKREASPPGARTRGQQRVEETPVKKAKR; encoded by the exons ATGTTGGAGTCTGGTATTGACCGAATTATTTCTCAGGTTGTGGATCCAAAGATCAACCACACATTCAGACCTCAGGTGGAAAAAGCTGTGCACGAGTTTCTGGCCACGCTCAATCATAAGGAGGACACGAGTGGCAGCACAGCCCCCGAGGATGAGAAGCCAGACTCTTCCACCATCACACAAG GTGTCCCTGCCCCCGGGCCCAGTGCAAACGTGGCCAGTGATGCCATGTCCATCTTGGAAACCATCACTTCTCTCAACCAAGAAGCTAGTGCTGCCAGGGCTTCAACAGAGATGTCGAATGCCAAGACCAGTGAGAGAATGTCCAAAAAAACCCCGTCTCAGGCAAGCACTGACACGAGTGCTGAGAAAGAGAGGACTTCAGAGGACACAGCTGATAAAGAAAAATCTACACCCGACTCTGCAGGGGAAGGGCAGGAAGCTGCGCCTCGCTCTGAAGAACTTAGTGATCCCCCTTGTCCagctgaagaaatgaagaatcacACAAGAGAAAGTACTAGTTCAGTTCTGCTAAATAAGGATACTCAACAAGAAAGCAGTGACCAAAAAAGCAAATCAGCAGATAAAGGTGAAAAGAAGCCAGACAGcaatgagaagacagaaagaaagaaagagaagaaggaaaagactgaaaagaaaactgATCACTCAAAAAGGAGTGAAGATGTGCAAAgagtaaaagatgaaaaacaagcaAAGGATAAAGAAGTAGAATGTTCAAAACTTCCTTCGGAAAAAACCAATAGTAAAGCTAAAACCAGTGAAGGAACAAAAGAAG ATATCTCTATGATAGATTCTGATGTGGATGGACTTACAGACATCACAGTTAGCTCCGTCCACACCAGTGACCTTTCATCTTTTGAAGAAGACACTGAGGAGGAGGCTGTGATGTCTGAGAGCATGGAAGAAGGAGAGATTacatcagatg ATGAAGAGaagaacaagcaaaacaaaacaaaaactcaaaccaATGATCCCAgtgaaggaaaagcaaaaaatgtGCGGCATGCTTATGTTCACAAACCATATCTTTACTCAAAGTATTATAGTGACTCTGATGACGAACTTACTGTGGAACAGCGGCGGCAGTCTATC gctaaagaaaaagaagagagacttTTAAGAAGGCAAATTAATAGagaaaaacttgaagaaaaacgaaaacagaaagcagaaaagacAAAGTATTCAAAAGCTAAGAGTCAAG GTAAAAGTAGTGTGGACTTAGAAGAATCATCAACAAAAGATTTGGAACCCAAAGCCCCCCGAATTAAAGAAGTCCTTAAAGAACGGAAAGTTTTAGAGAAAAAGGTAGCCTTaagcaaaaagaggaaaaaggactCCAG GAACATTGATGAGAATTCTAAAAAGAAACAGCAATCTGAAGAAGATTCCAGAGAAACACTCAAAACAAGTGAG cattgtgaaaaggaaaaagcatCTTCTTCAAAGGATCTGAAGCATGTCCATGCAAAGAGTGAACCAAGTAAACCTGCTCGGAGACTTTCAGAGTCTTTGCATCCGGctgatgaaaacaaaaatgaatccaAAATAGAAAGGGAACACAAAAGACGGACTTCTACCCCTGTTGTGGTGGAAGGGGTGCAGGAAGAGACTGACACGAGGGATGGAAAAAGGCCACTGGAACGCTCAGAAAGTGGCACAGAAGAACCCCAGAAACAGAAGAGCACGCTTAAAAACGAAAAGCATCCAAAGAAAGATGATTCAGAAACACCACATTTAAAAAGCCTGCCTAAGAAAGAGGCGAAATCCTCCAAGGAAAAGCCTGAGAAGGAGAAAACTCTGTCAGAAGAGAAACCGTCTACGAAACATAAGTGCAAAGGTGACAGTGCACACAAGGCAGGAGATGAGCCCGAGCCTCACTCTTCTGAGAAAGGCGGGAAAGATGAGAGTATTCAGAAGGCGGGTCAACCAGCGAAGCTTTCGTCAGATGATAAAGCTGAACGAAGAAGTAAGCACCGGAATGAAAGGAAATTGTCAGTTTTGGGCAAAGACGGTAAACCAGTTTCTGAGTATATTATAAAAAGTGACGAGAATGTTcgtaaagaaaataagaaagagagaCACGGGTCAGCCGACAAAACCAAGGCAGAGCACAAATCAAGAAGATCAAGTGATTCTAAAATTCAGAAGGACTCTCTGAGCTCCAGGCAACATGGAAGCACAGTACAGAGAAGAAGCGAAAGTTACTCCGAGGATAAATGTGATAATGACTTGACTAACGCAGATAGTAATTCGAAACCAGAAGAGGCGGTTCACAAGGAGAGGCGAAGAACTAAGAGCTTGTTGGAAGAGAAACTTGTGTTGAAGTCTAAGTCCAGAAGCCAAGGCAAACAGTTGAAAGCATCTGAAACAGAATCACAAGAAAATACCACAAAACTGGCGACCACTCCAAAACCAGAGAAGGAGAAGAACACTGAAGAAGGTGAGCCAGAGAGACAGCGGAAGTCCAGAGTTGAAGACAGACCTCCTGAGGAAAGCGGTGTGGAGCCCACGTCAGAGAGTGCGGCCCCTTCAGCACACAGTGTGCAGAGAGAGTCTAGTCACAGAGCGAAGTTACCACCAGCAAAGGAGAGGTGCAAGGGTGAGAAAGAGTCGAGCTCCACCAGACTCGAGAGAAAGTTGTCAGACGGGCACAAAAGCAGGAGCTTAAAGCACAGTAGTAAGGAcgtgaaaaagaaggaagacaaCAAAACAGAGGACAAGGATGGAAAAGAAGTTGACGGCAGTCATGAGAAGCCCAGAGGAAGTAGTTCAGTCTTAGAGAAGAAGTTAAGTAGAAGGTTGTGTGAAAATCGAAGAGGCAGCGTATCCCAAGAAATGgctaaaggagaagaaaaaccaGCAGTAAACCCTTCAGGTGCTCCCAGTAGTTCCTCCCTTCAGAGACCCAAAAAAAGTGGTGATCCTGCCCTGATGCCCGAACAAGAGCCAATGGAAATTGATCCCGAGCCAGCCATGGAAAATGCAGCGGAAGTCCGCAAAACCCAAGACGGCAGCAGTAGCTCTCAGCAAGAACTTGACTTGGAAAATGTTACGAAACAAAAAACTGCTGCTGCAGTCCTAAAGGAGGAGTTACAGACTCCCATGGGAGAGTCAAAAACAGCATCTCCAGCCTGTAAATCAGGGCGTGGAACAGGAGCTGTTGCTAATTCCGAAAAGCACGCTGACCACAGAAGCACCCTGACCAAGAAAATGCATCTCCAAAGCTCTGTGTCCAAACCTAACTCCGGGGAGAAGGAGTTTGCTCAACAAGAAACTCAGGAAATGAATGTAGACTCCGAAACGAGTCACTGTTTGCTACCCCGTGCCCCATCAGAAAGTGACAGGGCACAGAAGAACTTGAAGAACACCACCAGGCCCACCGAAGAATGCCTTGCTCCAGGAGACCCCACTCTTAAACATTCCACAAAGGTAGATCCCGCCCCGTCCTTAGGCTCCATGACTGCTGGGCCTCAGAAACAGCTCCACGATTCAGGGGTGCCTCCTTTAGTTGACAGAAGAACGGGGTCAGAAGGTGCCACAGCCAGCACCTCGCTCGTCCACCACTCTGAAATCCCTAAGCAAAGCTGGACTCTTGAGGAATCGGAAGTCCCTAGGACAAGTGACAGCAGAAAAGGTGATGCCATTTCCACAGTAGACACACCAGCAGAAGCCAGCGTGGAGAGCAGAAGACACATTCCAGAAGGTGCACAGGCCTTCGTACTGCACAGCAGACAAGGGAAAGTAGACATGCCTGTTGGCAGTGAGTCAGGGGACAGGACAGTGGAAAAGGAGAACGTTGACAAAGAAGGTGGCTCGATGGATGTGGATGGGAAAGGAAGTAACTCAAGTTCGAAGCAGACAGTTAGGGCTTCTGTAGAAAATGGCCACAAGGTTGGTGTTGCTGTTGATCAGGTGGTAGGCATGAGTACAGAAACAGATACTGTTGGACTTAAGCAGAGCAGAGGCCCAGGTGAAGTTGAAAACACACCAGCCGATGCTGACAGAAGGCACGGACACAGTGAGGTGGACACCAGTGCTGAGAGCAATGCCGTGTCCTCTGTTCTACATCAAAGGAGTGGGAAAGCTGAGATGCCGACAGCCAGGCCTAGTAGAGGAGAAAAGGCTTCCATCGCCAGCAGCACTGAGGGGAAGGACAGTGGTGTTCCCCTAAACCCGGTGAGGGCGGGGACTGCCACAACCACATCTGCAGAGACGCCGGAGGGTGGGGTGGCAGTGCCTTGCACAAGCATCGAGGCCGACGAAGGCCTCACGACGGGCACGTGCTCCGAAAACCACCCTCTTCACGTCAGGGCGGAAGCCAGAGAAGGCACCGTCTTTGCCGCAGCCGAGGAAGGTGGGGGTGTCGTCACAGAAGGATTTGCAGAAAGCGAAACGTTCCTCACAAGCACCAAAGAGGGAGAAAGTGGGGAATGCGCCGTGGCCGAGCCTGAAGAAAGAGCAGCCGACCCCGCGACGGCCCCCACGGGGACCACCGAGGCTGACGCCAGGAGCTCAGCGACCGAGGAGAAGGACGATGCTGTGACCAGCGCGGGTTCTGAGGGCAAGTGCGATGGGTCTTCAGGTGGAGACTTGGAACTCGTGGAAGGAACAGTCATGTTTATCAGTGAGGTTGAGAGCGACGGAGCAGTAACAAGTGCGGGGATGGACATCAGGGAGGGGTCCCTAAGCAACGAAGAGTTGGATGGATTCCAGAGAAGCCCACCGAGAGCAGGGCCCAAGAAGGAAAGCGAGGGGACGGTGACGTGCACAGGGGCAGGGGGTAGAAGAGACGGCAGTGTCCTGTGCTCCGCAGCTGGGGTGGAGCCTCAGGAGGAGCGCAGGGTGACGGGGGCCCCCGGGGGCCCCATAGACACACCCACCCCCACAGCAGCCAGTGCCGCCCAGGAGGAAAGCGGTTCTGTGATGGACGGCCCAGAGGGTGAAAGTGCCGTCACCAGCACCGGGATAACCGAGGAGGACGGGGAGGGCCTGGCGAGCTGCACAGGTTCAGAGGAGAGCAGCGAAGGCTTCGCCCTGAGTTCTGAATCTGAAGAAAACGAAGAGAGTGCCATGGATAGCACGGTAGCCAAAGACCCCACTGATGCGCCGGTGGTGGCCCCCGGCCCCTGCGACGATGAGGGCGTGGTGACCAGCACGGGCGCCAAGGAGGACGAGGATGAAGGGGAGGGCGTGGTGACCAGCACAGGCCGGGGGAACGAGGTCGGGCACGCGTCCACGTGcacagggatggaggaggagagtGAAGGGGTGTCGGTCTGCGAGAGCGCAGGCGGAGACGCTCAGCTTGGCCCTGTGGCAGGGCGTGTGGACGCCGAAGCCGGCGGCACCATCCCGCACGCGTACGAGAGTACCGTGGACAGCGTGAGCGGCGCTGAGAAGGATGCTAAAGATGCAGAGATCTGCTCCAGTGCCAAAGGGGTCGTGGAGAGCAGCGTGAGCAGCGGGGCTGCAGGGGAGGGCATGGCGGCTCCCGCTCCTGAGGGTCGCCAGGGGCCCATGACCAGCGCGGCTTCAGACCGCAGGGACAGTGAGCtcagcagaaaggaaaaagccgAGGACACCACGCCCTCCACCGGCCTGGTGGGGGACAGTTATGAGGCCCTCGTGTCCGCTGCTGTCCCAGAACATGAGCCTCCTCACACGTCACCGGGCGAAAGAGATGAGGGTGTCATCACCTCCGTGGAGAACGAAGACTGTGATGGCCTTGCGGCCGCCACGGCCATTAACAGTGTCGCCAACCAGGCTGGTGTGCCTGGGGGTTCAGGTGAAGGGAAGGGCTTGGTGATCTCCACCAGCACAACAGACGATCTCACCCCACAGCTCAGCACTGTGGTAGACATGAGGGCGGGTCATTCAAGCACCTTGAGACCTGAAGAGAGCACGGAGGGCCCCAGCGTGAACATGGAGGAGTTCGAGGCCCCCATGCCCAGCGCAGCATCAGGTGACGGGAGCCAACTCACGGCTGCGAGAAACGAGGAGAAAGACGAGTGTGCTATGATTTCCACAAGCATTAGGGAGGAATTCGAAGTGCCCATTTCCAGCGCGACAGCCCTCCATGGTGCCCAGAGTCCGCAGCCGGTGGCAGCCGTGGAAGACAGAGCCAAAGCGCTGGCCCTGGTGAGCGCCGATGATTTTGAGGGGCCCACGCCCAGTGCGCCCGCGCAAGCCGAGAGCCCCCTCGCTTCAACCAGCAAGGAGGAGAAGGACGAGTGTGCACTCATCTCCACCAGCATCGCGGAAGATTGCGAAGcctctgtgtgtggtgtgtctagGGAAAGGGAACATGAGCAACCTGTCCTGGAAGAGAAGGACGGCAGCGCCATCATCTCCACAAGCTCAGGAGAGGACTGCGAGGGTCCCGTATCCAGTGCTGTCGCTCGGGAGGATGCCCAGGCCTCGGTCAGGCCGGCGGAAGAGGCGAGCGACACGGCCATGATTTCCACCAGCACCTCGGAAGGCTGTGAGGCGGTCATGGCGGGCGCCGTCCCGCAGGAGGAGGAGGTGCCCGCGGGCACGGGCACAGAGGACGTGAGCGATGCCGCTATCATCTCCACCAGCACAGCCGAATACCTGCTGGCTCCCGCTGGTCTCAACAGGCATGAAGAGGTTCATTTAAGTGCAGACAGCCCCAAAGGAAAGGATGCCCCATCGGCCACTAAGATGAGCAGGCCTGAGGCCCCTCTGTCCAGCCTAACGGCTGAGGACAAGTGTCAGTGTCCTGGGCCCTCCACAGGGGGAAAAGAAGTGGGCCCCGTGGTGGCAGGGGGCACTGTGGAAGGGCATGACCAGGTGTCGGTCAGTGTGCTTTCTGCAGGTGTCAGGATTGTGGCGGAGAACGTGAGGCTTGGCAAGGACTGTGCAGACAGAGTTCAGAGAGAAGATGAAAGGCCTGAGGCAGGGACATCAGGGGGCAGCACGCCAGCGAGGTGCCCAGCAGGGGGGAGTGGGGACTCGCCTGTCAACCCGCAAGGACCAGAGGAGGCTCCTGAGGGCACCATCAGTGTGCGCTGTTTGACAGCAGTCAATCCTGGTGCTAAAAAAGCTGATGACCAGTGGGGTCCTGAGGGGCACTTGAAAACCACCACCGCTGAATGTATTAATGGCCAGGAGTCAGAAACGGCTCCTTCCCACACAGCAGCCCTTCCCACCGCCTACAATGTAGCTCTCTCAGCTGCTAAACAGGAGCAGAACTTGACGAGCAGGAGTGACCACCGTGGCCAGTGCCCTGTCCCAGCATCCGCTCAGAAAACAGAAGATAACAGTGTGACGAAATCCTGCCAGCAAGAAGGTCTTCAAGTCACTGTTTCTTCTGAAGAAAATTTGCATGATCGAG GCAGCAAAGAGTCTCCATCAAACGCTGTGGGAAGATTGGGACTGAAAACCGCCTTGAAACCTGAG GTATTTGTGCcatcagaagaagagaaaaatcatgaAATGCCGGCACCACCAGCAAGTCCAAGTGGGAGAAAGCTGAGTGGAACAG TTGAACTGCAGAGGGAGCCTTCACTGGCGATTGAATCACCAAAT GTCGAAAATGCAGGCtcagaaacaactgaaattcATGGGAAATTTTATAGCAAAGAAG ATATATCCAAAGGTGGAAAAGACAACACAGAAGCCATAAGATGTCATAGTATTGAAGCAAATCCCAAAGAG GttgaagaggaagaaaggcacatacgtaaaagaaaaacaaagaagcagtACCTCTCTTCAGAAGATGAACTAG ATGATACCCCAGATGTCCTGGATTCCAAAATAGAAACAGCACAGAGGCAGTGTTCTGGAACTGAGCCACAAGTTACAAAG GAAGAGAACTCTGGAGGTTTGGCAGAGCTATCTAAAGCAAGTTCTAAGACAGACAGCACTGCTTCAAGGGCCATGGAAGAAAAAG ACGAATCCAGCAGCAGTGAAGCTGCCGGTGAAAAGACAGAGCAGAATGACGATGACACCGTAAAATCTCAG GAAGATCAGCCAGtaattattaaaaggaaaagaggaagaccTCGTAAACACCCTGTAGAAACATCATTAAAAACAA AAGATGACTGCAAAACAGATGCTGGCCTTGTCCCT